The Humulus lupulus chromosome 3, drHumLupu1.1, whole genome shotgun sequence genome window below encodes:
- the LOC133825795 gene encoding beta-galactosidase 11-like, producing the protein MTNICCAREFIVGDAAGWTTSFDYQTWAHDNSFEIGDTLGLGAGLDGGWGFSGLGSTAQGLGRGLGSTAGGGSRVWARRRRGWAEGWALLSLHEHKPISAQDLFHFQINTCNGRHCGDTFTGPNKPNKPSIWTAQYRVFGDPPSQRAAEDIAYLVARFFSKNGTLNNYYMYHGGTNFGRTSAVFTTTRYYDEAPLDEYGLQREPKWSHLRDLHKALNLCKKALLWGTPGVQRLGKHTEVRLYEKHGTSICDAFLTNNSTKGAHTVKFRGDIFYLPPRSISILPDCKNVVYNTQIIVSQHNARNYVRVKETKNLKWKMSPEPIPNVHQMNISNKIPNELYGMLKDTTDYGWYTTSIELSRHDLPMRPDILPVIRVASLGHALHSFVNGEYIGSAHGSHEEKGFVFQKAITLKPGTNHIALLGMTVGLPDSGAYMEHRYAGPRAVTILGLNTGTIDLTQNGWRHQVGLTGEMNHVFADKGTKKVEWTQVKEEGPALTWYKVKSSNLSNLDSKNSYIYTHMHIFILIFQIGMVLVFFLINLTLFACKCVFGGLSLFLLSSDYRFRFVK; encoded by the exons ATGACTAATATATGTTGTGCAAGAGAGTTCATAGTTGGGGATGCAGCTGGATGGACTACTAGTTTTGATTACCAAACTTGGGCACATGACAACAGTTTCGAAATTGGGGACACACTTg GGTTGGGGGCTGGGCTCGACGGCGGGTGGGGGTTCTCGGGCTTGGGCTCGACGGCGCAGGGGCTGGGCAGAGGGCTGGGCTCGACGGCGGGTGGGGGTTCTCGGGTCTGGGCTCGACGGCGCAGGGGCTGGGCAGAGGGCTGGGCTCTCCTATCTCTCCATGAACACAAACCCATTTCAGCTCAAGATCTATTCCATTTTCAA ATTAACACATGCAATGGAAGGCACTGTGGAGATACCTTCACTGGTCCTAATAAGCCCAACAAGCCTTCTATTTGGACTGCTCA ATACAGAGTTTTCGGAGACCCTCCTTCTCAAAGAGCAGCAGAAGACATTGCATACTTGGTTGCCCGGTTTTTCTCCAAGAATGGAACTTTGAACAACTACTATATG TACCATGGTGGGACTAATTTTGGTAGAACAAGTGCTGTTTTCACCACAACTAGATACTATGATGAAGCTCCTCTTGATGaatatg GTTTACAAAGGGAGCCTAAGTGGAGTCACCTAAGAGACTTACACAAGGCTTTGAATCTATGCAAGAAGGCTTTACTTTGGGGAACTCCTGGAGTCCAAAGGTTGGGCAAGCACACTGAG GTTCGGCTTTATGAGAAGCATGGAACATCCATCTGTGATGCTTTTTTAACCAACAACAGCACCAAAGGGGCACACACTGTGAAATTTAGGGGTGATATCTTTTACCTGCCACCAAGGTCCATAAGCATTCTTCCTGATTGCAAGAATGTGGTCTACAACACTCAAATT ATTGTATCACAACATAATGCAAGGAACTATGTCAGAGTGAAAGAAACCAAAAATCTTAAATGGAAGATGTCTCCAGAGCCCATTCCAAATGTCCATCAAATGAATATCAGTAACAAAATACCAAATGAGCTCTATGGCATGCTTAAAGATACCACAGACTATGGATGGTACACCACCAG CATTGAACTAAGTCGGCATGACTTGCCAATGAGGCCTGATATTCTACCTGTTATAAGAGTTGCAAGTCTTGGCCATGCACTGCATTCATTTGTTAATGGTGAATATATTG GATCTGCACATGGGAGTCATGAAGAGAAGGGATTTGTTTTCCAAAAAGCCATAACCTTAAAGCCCGGGACTAACCATATAGCATTGTTGGGCATGACAGTTGGACTCCCT GATAGTGGAGCCTACATGGAGCACAGATATGCAGGGCCCCGAGCTGTCACAATCCTTGGTTTGAACACTGGAACAATCGATCTGACACAAAATGGTTGGAGGCATCAG GTTGGTCTGACTGGAGAAATGAATCATGTGTTTGCTGACAAAGGAACAAAGAAGGTTGAGTGGACTCAAGTAAAAGAAGAAGGACCAGCTCTCACTTGGTACAAGGTAAAAAGTTCGAACCTTTCTAATCTTGACAGCAAAAACTCATACATTTATACACACATGCACATATTTATATTAATCTTTCAAATTGGCATGGttttggttttctttttaattaatcttACTCTCTTTGCATGTAAATGTGTTTTTGGTGGATTGAGTTTGTTTCTTCTTAGTAGTGATTATAGGTTCCGTTTCGTGAAATAG